In Flavobacterium cerinum, one genomic interval encodes:
- a CDS encoding deoxynucleoside kinase, whose translation MHIAVAGNIGAGKTTLTRLLAKHFKWEPHFEDVVDNPYLDDFYHQMDRWSFNLQIYFLNSRFRQVLQIRQSGKKIIQDRTIYEDAHIFAPNLHAMGLMTNRDFSNYTSLFELMEGLVAPPDLLIYLRSSIPNLVSQIHKRGREYENTISIDYLSRLNERYEAWIQTYTKGKLLIIDVDNINFVDNPEDLGNIINRIDAEINGLF comes from the coding sequence ATGCATATAGCTGTAGCAGGAAACATTGGTGCCGGAAAAACAACATTAACCCGCCTTTTGGCAAAACATTTTAAGTGGGAACCGCATTTTGAAGATGTAGTGGACAATCCTTACTTAGATGATTTTTACCATCAGATGGATCGTTGGTCTTTTAACCTGCAAATTTACTTCCTGAATAGTCGTTTCCGACAAGTGCTTCAAATTCGCCAAAGCGGAAAAAAGATTATACAGGACAGAACCATATATGAAGATGCCCATATTTTTGCCCCCAATTTACATGCAATGGGTTTAATGACGAATCGTGACTTCAGTAATTATACTTCCCTTTTTGAATTAATGGAAGGTTTAGTTGCTCCTCCGGATTTATTGATTTACTTACGCAGCTCAATTCCGAATCTGGTTTCTCAGATTCACAAAAGAGGACGGGAATATGAAAATACAATCTCTATTGATTATTTAAGCCGACTGAACGAACGTTATGAAGCCTGGATTCAGACCTACACGAAAGGCAAATTATTGATCATTGATGTAGACAATATCAATTTCGTAGACAATCCGGAAGATTTAGGAAACATTATCAACCGAATAGACGCCGAGATTAACGGTTTATTTTAA
- a CDS encoding GLPGLI family protein yields the protein MKKTILTGIAFLGFAITAMAQGFQGMAVYESKTTAPEFKMEGNGITPEMQKMIQERMRKMLEKTFVLNFDKSTSIYKEEEKLDAPGQQGPGGRMMNSMMGAGGTFFKNIKDKTYTVDKEFMGKEFLINDSLAKLEWKLEGETKKIGDYNCFKATAIKPVSQSDFRNFRRKKEGAKKEEAKKEKTTNFMDDFEMPKEITITAWYTPDIPVSQGPESYWGLPGLILEVNDGRTVIVCSKVVMNSKDKVEIKASKNGKVVKQKEYDEIVVKKMEEMREMNGGQGPGRMQMRMGR from the coding sequence ATGAAAAAAACAATACTAACAGGGATAGCATTTTTAGGTTTTGCTATCACCGCTATGGCCCAGGGTTTTCAAGGAATGGCCGTCTATGAATCCAAAACCACAGCTCCTGAGTTTAAGATGGAAGGGAATGGAATTACACCTGAAATGCAGAAAATGATTCAGGAACGTATGAGAAAAATGCTGGAAAAAACATTTGTGCTGAATTTCGATAAATCGACTTCCATTTATAAAGAGGAAGAAAAGCTGGATGCGCCCGGACAACAGGGACCTGGCGGAAGAATGATGAATTCGATGATGGGAGCCGGAGGAACGTTTTTTAAAAATATAAAAGATAAAACCTATACCGTAGATAAAGAATTTATGGGTAAAGAGTTTTTGATCAACGATTCTTTAGCGAAACTGGAATGGAAACTGGAAGGTGAAACTAAAAAAATCGGGGATTACAATTGTTTTAAAGCCACAGCAATAAAACCGGTAAGCCAATCGGATTTCCGTAATTTCAGAAGAAAAAAAGAGGGCGCTAAAAAAGAAGAGGCTAAAAAAGAGAAAACAACCAATTTTATGGATGATTTCGAAATGCCGAAAGAAATTACAATAACAGCGTGGTATACACCGGATATTCCGGTAAGTCAGGGACCGGAAAGTTATTGGGGATTACCGGGGCTAATCCTGGAAGTTAACGATGGTCGTACGGTGATTGTATGTTCTAAAGTGGTAATGAATTCGAAAGACAAAGTAGAGATAAAAGCTTCTAAAAACGGTAAAGTCGTTAAACAAAAAGAATACGATGAAATCGTGGTGAAAAAAATGGAAGAAATGCGTGAAATGAACGGCGGACAAGGTCCGGGTCGTATGCAAATGCGAATGGGCCGTTAA
- a CDS encoding response regulator transcription factor: MSKINLLLAEDEETLGLIIKESLETRDFKVTHCINGEDAYRAFINERPDAVVLDIMMPKKDGFTLAQEIRKTDKTIPLLFLSAKSQVQDVVDGFNHGGNDYIKKPFSMEELIVRIHALLGRIAQHTTEDQNRIGSYDFNFNKQILSHKETVYSLTHREALVLKLLLENRNEILDKSAALLHIWGKDDFFNGRSMDVFISKLRKKLASDPSIQIINVRGRGYKLIG, from the coding sequence ATGAGTAAAATCAATTTATTACTGGCTGAAGACGAAGAAACACTGGGTCTGATTATCAAGGAAAGTCTGGAAACCCGTGATTTTAAAGTAACGCATTGCATAAATGGTGAAGATGCATACCGAGCGTTTATAAACGAAAGGCCCGATGCTGTTGTTTTGGACATTATGATGCCTAAAAAAGATGGTTTTACACTGGCTCAGGAAATCCGAAAAACAGATAAAACGATACCGTTGCTTTTTTTAAGTGCAAAATCGCAGGTTCAGGATGTGGTAGACGGATTTAATCACGGCGGAAACGACTACATAAAAAAGCCGTTTAGCATGGAAGAGTTGATCGTTCGGATTCATGCTCTATTGGGACGTATAGCTCAACATACTACGGAAGATCAAAATCGTATCGGTTCTTACGATTTTAATTTCAACAAACAAATCTTATCCCATAAGGAGACGGTTTATTCTTTGACTCATCGGGAAGCATTGGTCTTAAAACTGCTGTTGGAAAACCGAAATGAAATTCTTGACAAATCGGCTGCATTACTCCACATATGGGGTAAAGATGATTTTTTTAACGGTCGGAGTATGGATGTTTTTATTTCAAAACTGCGTAAAAAATTAGCCTCCGACCCTTCCATTCAAATCATCAATGTAAGAGGCAGAGGCTATAAACTTATTGGTTAG
- a CDS encoding sensor histidine kinase, with translation MKSFFRNHIVYWITFTILITVGIQIYWNITSYRTNKQNLINTIQIALDNGIDSYYSEKAKSNITYRDTINLPDPSDLPVPGDVKNIRVYRTKVQADSSKPKHKKVLIKYSSDEPNPSVSEIKNIQVLAQKIIIAVRQDSIDLPKIANYLDREFSRKQLDMDYALLYTRNHRTVSEYQNPGDKKYSFTTASKSTYLPQDGKLELFFPDIFFKTLKEGLAGILLSLILSLCIVFSLFYLLYIIRQQKQLAIIKNDFISNVSHELKTPIAVVTSALEGIEKFNTENEPEKTKKYLAISNQHLAKLHQIVEKILETSFLESDQLQLRRESVNLNELTQNILEKIQIKTEKSISLKTTNPEILIYVDVFHFENVITNLIDNAIKYGGDQIILTLTEESGKTSITVSDNGSGIDKSQRAKIFDKFYRIPSNNRHDQKGFGIGLYYARNIILKHGGTLELISDEITTFKITIPHE, from the coding sequence ATGAAATCATTTTTCCGGAACCATATCGTTTACTGGATCACCTTTACAATTCTTATCACTGTAGGGATTCAAATCTATTGGAATATTACCAGCTACCGGACGAATAAACAAAATTTGATCAATACAATTCAGATCGCTTTAGATAATGGTATTGACAGTTATTACAGTGAAAAAGCCAAATCGAATATTACTTATCGCGATACGATAAATTTGCCTGATCCATCTGATTTACCTGTTCCCGGTGATGTAAAAAACATACGCGTATACCGGACAAAGGTCCAGGCTGATTCCTCCAAACCGAAACACAAAAAAGTCCTTATTAAATATTCCTCCGACGAACCCAACCCATCCGTTTCGGAGATCAAAAACATACAGGTATTAGCCCAAAAAATCATTATTGCCGTACGTCAGGACAGTATTGACTTACCCAAAATTGCGAACTATCTCGATCGTGAGTTTAGCCGTAAGCAACTTGATATGGATTACGCATTATTATACACACGAAATCATCGGACGGTATCGGAATATCAAAATCCCGGAGATAAAAAATATAGTTTTACTACAGCTTCTAAATCAACTTATTTACCACAGGACGGTAAACTGGAATTATTTTTCCCTGATATTTTTTTTAAAACCCTAAAAGAAGGTCTTGCCGGTATACTCTTATCCTTGATTTTATCATTGTGTATTGTTTTTTCTCTTTTCTATCTGCTGTATATTATCCGCCAACAAAAACAGCTCGCTATTATTAAAAATGATTTTATCAGTAATGTATCACACGAGCTCAAAACGCCGATTGCCGTTGTAACCAGTGCACTTGAAGGAATAGAAAAATTCAACACCGAGAATGAGCCGGAGAAAACAAAGAAATACCTGGCAATATCCAATCAGCATTTAGCGAAACTACATCAGATTGTAGAGAAAATTTTGGAAACTTCCTTTTTAGAAAGTGATCAATTACAATTGCGACGGGAATCGGTCAACTTAAATGAATTAACTCAAAACATACTTGAAAAGATACAGATCAAAACCGAAAAGAGTATTTCTCTAAAGACGACGAATCCGGAAATTCTAATTTATGTTGATGTTTTTCATTTTGAAAATGTGATCACCAATCTGATTGACAATGCTATTAAATACGGTGGTGATCAAATCATATTAACACTTACGGAAGAAAGCGGAAAAACCAGCATTACCGTTAGTGACAACGGCTCCGGGATAGACAAATCCCAACGCGCGAAAATTTTCGATAAGTTTTACCGGATTCCCAGTAACAACCGACATGATCAAAAAGGTTTCGGAATCGGATTGTATTATGCCCGTAATATTATTCTAAAACACGGCGGAACACTTGAACTGATTTCGGATGAAATAACCACATTTAAAATCACAATTCCACATGAGTAA
- a CDS encoding GLPGLI family protein: protein MKKSILWGALLLWSIGSVQAQQQFSGKAVYESKRDMSKLKVEGNSMTPEIQQRILEQMKKNMEKTFVLDFDKTTSLYKEEEKLESPLADAGSGVRVRVSTRGGNLYKNVKEKRYVDENEIFGKEFLIKDALTDWKWEMSSETKMIGDYTCYKATAIRNKIAEPKPKDKKSVLNLEETEPKEVRVTAWYTPDIPVSQGPDDYWGLPGLILEVSDGNTTILCSKIVLNPKEKTQIKEPTKGKVVTQNEYDTILRKKAEETFEVSKNEKGKTVIRIGG from the coding sequence ATGAAAAAAAGTATTTTATGGGGAGCACTTCTTTTGTGGAGCATTGGAAGCGTTCAGGCACAGCAGCAATTTAGCGGTAAAGCGGTTTATGAATCCAAACGTGATATGTCGAAGCTAAAAGTGGAAGGCAATAGTATGACACCGGAAATACAGCAGCGAATTCTCGAGCAAATGAAAAAGAATATGGAGAAAACCTTTGTGCTGGATTTTGATAAAACAACTTCGCTTTATAAGGAAGAAGAGAAACTGGAAAGTCCGTTGGCCGATGCCGGATCGGGTGTTCGGGTGCGCGTTTCTACCAGAGGGGGAAATTTGTATAAAAATGTAAAAGAGAAACGCTATGTCGATGAAAATGAAATATTCGGAAAAGAATTTTTGATTAAGGATGCGTTGACCGATTGGAAGTGGGAAATGAGTTCCGAAACGAAAATGATTGGCGATTATACCTGTTATAAAGCGACAGCGATTCGGAATAAAATAGCAGAACCGAAGCCTAAAGATAAAAAATCGGTTTTAAATCTTGAAGAAACAGAACCGAAGGAAGTTCGTGTTACAGCTTGGTATACGCCGGATATTCCGGTAAGTCAGGGACCGGATGATTATTGGGGATTGCCGGGATTAATTCTCGAGGTAAGCGACGGGAATACGACTATTTTGTGCTCTAAAATTGTGCTGAATCCAAAAGAAAAAACACAAATTAAAGAACCTACAAAAGGAAAAGTAGTAACGCAAAATGAATATGATACGATACTGCGTAAAAAAGCAGAAGAGACTTTTGAAGTGTCGAAAAATGAAAAAGGGAAAACGGTTATTCGAATCGGCGGATAA
- a CDS encoding TonB-dependent receptor: MKKYLHLLFCLLSLAGYAQNIRYEGVIKDTLGAPLEMANIMAINKETKAMDAYAITNDAGKFQMSLKANTNYTIKASYVGYSAYEADLKTGATNMSKTISLHEGIDLQGVQIVKEMPVTIKGDTIVYNADSFKNGTERKLGDVLKKLPGVEVNADGEIEVEGKKVQKVMVEGKDFFDGDTKIATKNIPADALDKIQVLRNYNEVSNLKGLENNEENVALNIKLKEGKKNFWFGEMMAGIGVGHEEDRHIVNPKLFYYNPKYSVNVIGNLNNIGELPLTMQDYFKFSGGFKNMMRKGGTSFNVSSNDLAILGLRNNRAKEIDTKFGAANFSYNPSKAWTLSGFGIFSASKTDLETNSRTVRTDNLPDGTTATITEERQDLTRQKTNLGLFKLSSSYVPSDKVHFDYDAFIKVSDQKETNSVYSSLLDDIYTNKKQKPFSISQNLNYYYTLNNKNVFAFEMQHLYQEEDPFYNANLQLQPFQLPGYVIGQNRNDLTQNRFVKTNKLDAKFDYYYMVTPKSNINVTIGNTYSNQNFNSHIFQILDNGNTNDLNDPQNNNNVDYTFNDVFLGLHYKFITGKFTFNPGFSLHNYTMNNEQLQTEFKNNFVRVLPDFYALYQIKKSETLTYNFSLTNNFTDIAKLAEGYVFSNYNSLFSGNRTLESSLSQVHSLRYFKYNMFNFENIFANITYTRQTDAIKSKALFDGVNQVSSSVNMNSAFADESFTANANYGRSFLRYYKASIGGNFSWSKNNNIRVFQNNVEETQTTDSYTQNYNVKFSTNFKKLPNIELGYGFTKNDFFSDTFFVDSPSVTLEYYFLDAFSFTSDYTFYHNRNKANTIDNEYDFLNASLTYQKKDSKWEYKVSATNLLNTTSLNDSSFNQLGGSSSFSQYLVQPRYIIFSLKYNL, from the coding sequence ATGAAGAAATATTTACACCTACTATTTTGTCTGTTGTCATTGGCCGGTTATGCCCAGAATATCCGCTATGAAGGCGTTATTAAAGATACTTTGGGAGCACCGTTGGAAATGGCTAATATCATGGCGATCAATAAAGAAACAAAAGCCATGGATGCCTATGCGATCACAAATGATGCGGGAAAGTTTCAGATGTCTTTAAAAGCCAATACTAATTATACGATTAAAGCCAGTTACGTAGGCTATTCGGCTTATGAAGCCGATCTGAAAACGGGGGCAACGAATATGAGTAAAACGATAAGCCTGCATGAAGGGATTGATTTACAAGGCGTGCAGATTGTAAAAGAAATGCCGGTTACCATAAAAGGCGATACCATTGTCTATAATGCCGATTCGTTTAAAAACGGAACAGAACGGAAATTAGGCGATGTGCTGAAAAAACTACCGGGTGTTGAGGTGAATGCCGATGGTGAAATTGAGGTAGAAGGTAAAAAAGTCCAGAAAGTAATGGTGGAAGGAAAAGACTTTTTTGACGGTGATACTAAAATTGCGACAAAAAATATACCGGCTGATGCTTTGGATAAGATTCAGGTATTGCGGAATTATAATGAAGTGTCCAATTTAAAAGGACTGGAAAACAACGAAGAGAATGTAGCGCTGAACATCAAATTAAAAGAAGGAAAGAAAAATTTCTGGTTTGGGGAAATGATGGCCGGAATTGGTGTCGGACATGAGGAAGATCGCCATATTGTGAATCCGAAATTGTTTTATTACAATCCGAAGTACAGCGTTAATGTAATCGGTAATCTGAATAATATAGGAGAATTGCCGTTAACGATGCAGGACTATTTTAAGTTTTCAGGCGGATTTAAAAACATGATGCGAAAAGGCGGAACGTCATTTAATGTTTCTTCAAACGACCTGGCCATTTTAGGACTTCGTAATAATCGGGCAAAAGAAATCGATACCAAATTCGGAGCGGCAAACTTTAGTTATAACCCATCCAAAGCGTGGACACTTAGCGGATTCGGAATTTTCTCCGCCAGTAAAACCGATTTGGAAACGAATTCCAGAACGGTGCGAACGGATAACTTACCGGACGGAACTACGGCAACGATTACTGAAGAACGCCAGGATCTGACACGCCAGAAAACCAATTTGGGGCTGTTTAAACTAAGTTCAAGTTATGTGCCGTCGGATAAAGTGCATTTTGATTACGATGCTTTTATTAAGGTATCCGATCAAAAAGAAACCAATAGTGTTTATTCGAGTTTATTGGATGATATTTATACCAATAAAAAGCAAAAACCGTTTTCAATAAGTCAAAACCTGAATTACTATTATACTTTAAATAATAAGAATGTTTTTGCTTTTGAAATGCAACATTTGTATCAGGAAGAAGATCCTTTTTATAATGCAAATCTGCAATTACAACCGTTTCAGTTACCGGGATATGTGATCGGACAAAATCGTAATGATCTGACGCAAAACCGTTTTGTGAAAACAAATAAATTAGATGCGAAGTTTGATTATTACTATATGGTAACGCCAAAAAGTAATATCAATGTAACGATAGGAAATACGTATTCCAATCAGAATTTTAATTCTCATATTTTCCAGATTCTGGATAACGGTAATACAAATGACCTGAACGATCCGCAGAACAATAATAATGTGGATTATACATTTAACGATGTGTTTTTGGGATTGCATTATAAATTTATAACCGGGAAGTTTACGTTTAATCCGGGATTCAGTCTGCATAACTATACGATGAATAACGAACAGTTGCAAACCGAGTTTAAAAACAATTTTGTACGCGTGTTACCGGATTTTTATGCGCTGTATCAAATTAAAAAATCAGAAACGCTGACGTATAATTTCTCCCTGACGAATAACTTTACGGACATCGCCAAATTAGCGGAAGGTTATGTGTTTTCCAATTATAACAGTTTATTCAGTGGTAATCGTACATTGGAAAGCTCGTTGTCGCAAGTACATAGTTTGCGTTATTTTAAATACAACATGTTTAACTTTGAAAATATTTTTGCCAATATTACCTATACCCGACAAACAGATGCGATTAAATCGAAAGCCCTTTTTGACGGTGTAAATCAGGTGTCGTCTTCAGTGAATATGAATTCGGCTTTTGCAGATGAAAGTTTTACGGCCAATGCAAATTACGGGCGTTCTTTTCTTCGCTATTATAAAGCATCGATCGGCGGAAATTTCAGTTGGAGTAAAAACAACAATATCCGGGTATTTCAGAATAACGTAGAAGAAACCCAGACAACCGATTCGTATACGCAGAATTATAACGTGAAATTTTCAACCAATTTCAAGAAATTACCGAATATTGAGTTGGGCTACGGATTCACCAAAAACGATTTCTTTAGTGATACCTTCTTTGTCGATAGTCCTTCGGTAACATTGGAGTATTATTTTCTTGATGCTTTTTCATTTACATCGGATTATACTTTTTATCACAACCGAAATAAAGCCAATACAATCGATAACGAATATGATTTTTTGAATGCAAGTCTGACTTATCAAAAAAAGGATAGTAAATGGGAATACAAAGTTTCAGCGACGAACCTTTTGAATACAACATCATTAAATGATAGTAGTTTTAATCAGTTAGGCGGTTCCAGTAGCTTTTCACAATATCTGGTACAACCGCGATATATTATATTCTCTTTAAAATACAATCTATAA
- the metK gene encoding methionine adenosyltransferase produces the protein MAYLFTSESVSEGHPDKIADQISDALIDNFLAFDPESKVACETLVTTGQVILAGEVKSKIYLDVQQIAREVIKKIGYTKSEYMFEANSCGVLSAIHEQSQDINQGVDRSNKEDQGAGDQGMMFGYATNETEDYMPLALNLSHKLLQELSALRRENNEITYLRPDAKSQVTLEYDNNNKPVRIDAIVISTQHDDFDEEATMLAKIKKDIIEILIPRIIAKNPQYAHLFNERIEYHINPTGKFVIGGPHGDTGLTGRKIIVDTYGGKGAHGGGAFSGKDPSKVDRSAAYATRHIAKNLVAAGIADEILVQVSYAIGVAKPMGIYINTYGTSKVNLTDGEIAKKVESIFDMRPYFIEQRLKLRNPIYSETAAYGHMGRTPETVTKTFIAPGGKEKTVTVELFTWEKLDYVDAIKEAFGL, from the coding sequence ATGGCTTATTTATTTACGTCAGAATCAGTAAGTGAGGGACATCCGGATAAGATTGCCGATCAAATTTCTGATGCATTAATTGATAATTTTTTAGCTTTCGATCCGGAATCGAAAGTAGCATGTGAAACATTAGTTACTACCGGACAGGTAATTCTTGCCGGTGAAGTAAAATCTAAAATTTACCTGGATGTACAGCAGATTGCCCGTGAGGTGATCAAAAAAATCGGTTATACCAAAAGTGAATATATGTTCGAAGCCAACTCTTGTGGCGTTTTATCAGCTATTCACGAACAATCACAAGATATCAACCAGGGTGTTGACCGATCTAACAAGGAAGATCAGGGTGCCGGTGACCAGGGAATGATGTTTGGTTATGCAACAAACGAAACCGAAGATTATATGCCATTGGCTTTAAATCTTTCGCACAAATTATTACAGGAACTTTCTGCATTGCGAAGAGAGAATAACGAAATCACATATTTACGCCCCGATGCTAAGTCTCAGGTAACGTTAGAATACGACAATAACAACAAACCGGTGCGTATTGATGCTATTGTAATTTCTACACAACATGATGATTTTGATGAAGAAGCAACGATGTTAGCAAAAATCAAAAAAGATATTATCGAAATTTTGATTCCGCGTATCATTGCAAAGAATCCTCAATATGCACATCTATTCAACGAAAGAATCGAGTACCACATTAACCCGACCGGAAAATTCGTTATCGGAGGACCTCACGGTGACACCGGATTAACGGGAAGAAAAATCATTGTAGATACTTATGGCGGAAAAGGAGCTCACGGTGGTGGTGCTTTCTCCGGAAAAGATCCGAGTAAAGTAGACCGTAGTGCGGCTTATGCTACCCGTCATATCGCTAAAAACCTGGTAGCTGCCGGTATTGCCGATGAAATTCTGGTTCAGGTTTCTTATGCAATCGGTGTAGCAAAACCAATGGGTATTTACATTAATACTTACGGTACGTCAAAGGTAAATCTGACTGACGGTGAAATTGCGAAAAAAGTAGAGAGCATCTTCGACATGCGTCCTTACTTTATCGAACAACGTTTAAAATTAAGAAATCCTATTTACAGCGAAACTGCTGCTTACGGACACATGGGAAGAACACCGGAAACGGTAACTAAAACCTTTATTGCTCCGGGCGGAAAAGAAAAAACCGTTACTGTAGAATTGTTTACCTGGGAGAAACTGGATTACGTAGACGCTATCAAAGAAGCTTTCGGCTTATAA
- a CDS encoding T9SS-dependent choice-of-anchor J family protein, with protein MKIKLFFTVTLLFSIVVNAQTSGTRILFEDDFESYDDFALPDGSTMKIGDWIVHDKDGLMSYTGTDGIMWEGRGEPMGFMIFNPTAAGVAHLTTNPTRNFDPKSGEKYAGSWRGIPSEFNPYLKFSDDWLISPEITLGASGNEVSFWVKSLSDAYGLESYTVAVYPEGVPVFSWQNPYGYDVIAGSYEQPLLAPFNDWEQKTFNLDAYANQTIRVAINCLSSEKLFFMVDDFKVTTADEGALGTTDFFAENFSIFPNPANEVLNIAAKKEMIINSLQITDLSGRIVKSVTLQKLTEFQVNIMDLKAGMYFVSIDTNEGIVTSRFLKK; from the coding sequence ATGAAAATAAAATTATTTTTTACAGTTACATTGCTTTTTTCAATAGTGGTCAATGCACAAACATCCGGGACAAGAATTCTTTTTGAAGATGATTTTGAGTCTTATGATGACTTTGCTTTACCTGATGGTAGTACAATGAAGATTGGGGACTGGATAGTTCACGATAAAGATGGATTAATGAGCTATACGGGTACCGATGGAATAATGTGGGAGGGCAGAGGAGAGCCCATGGGCTTTATGATTTTTAATCCGACGGCAGCCGGAGTTGCTCATCTGACTACAAATCCCACAAGGAATTTTGATCCCAAATCCGGTGAAAAATATGCCGGTTCATGGCGAGGTATTCCGTCAGAATTTAATCCTTATTTGAAATTTAGTGACGACTGGTTAATAAGCCCCGAAATCACACTGGGAGCCTCGGGTAATGAAGTCAGCTTTTGGGTAAAATCACTTTCAGATGCCTACGGATTAGAAAGTTATACTGTAGCAGTGTATCCGGAGGGAGTTCCTGTGTTCTCCTGGCAAAATCCATATGGTTATGACGTGATTGCGGGTAGCTATGAACAACCGCTACTAGCTCCGTTTAATGATTGGGAACAAAAAACATTTAATCTAGATGCCTATGCGAATCAAACAATCAGAGTTGCTATTAATTGTTTATCAAGTGAGAAGCTTTTCTTTATGGTGGATGATTTTAAAGTGACAACTGCTGATGAAGGCGCGTTGGGAACAACTGATTTCTTCGCTGAAAATTTCTCAATATTTCCGAATCCGGCGAATGAGGTGTTAAATATTGCTGCTAAAAAAGAAATGATAATAAACAGCCTTCAGATTACGGATTTGTCCGGGCGAATCGTAAAATCGGTAACCCTGCAAAAACTAACGGAATTTCAGGTCAATATTATGGATTTAAAGGCCGGAATGTATTTTGTTTCAATAGATACAAACGAGGGTATAGTAACCTCTCGATTTCTGAAAAAATAA
- a CDS encoding O-acetylhomoserine aminocarboxypropyltransferase/cysteine synthase family protein: MSTQKFSTNALHAGHNVSNNAGTRAVPIYQTTSYVFNNAEHAANLFGLTEAGYIYTRLNNPTNDILEQRLAALEGGIGAVVTASGTAAIATTLLVLLRSGDHIVASNSLYGGTYNLLNVTLPRLGITTTFVDPSDPENFTKAAKENTRVFFVESLGNPKLDVLDLKAISKQAQKFKVPFIVDNTVATPYLLNPIEHGANIVIHSLTKYISGNGTSLGGAIIDAGNFDWSNGKFPEFTEPSTGYHGLIYHQALGNAAFIAKVRIEGLRDFGAALSPFNAFQIIQGLETLDIRVKKHSENALALAQWLEQQEEVAWVNYPGLPSSRYYELAKQYLPKGQNGVVTFGLKGGFDAARQVADETELFSLLANIGDSKSLIIHPTSTTHQQLTDEQQITTGVTKDLIRLSVGLEDLEDLKADLKQAFEKVKLKRKVTS, encoded by the coding sequence ATGAGCACTCAGAAATTTTCAACAAACGCATTGCACGCAGGACATAACGTATCAAATAACGCAGGAACCCGTGCCGTACCAATTTATCAGACAACATCCTATGTCTTTAATAATGCCGAACATGCTGCCAATTTATTCGGACTTACTGAGGCAGGATATATCTATACCCGCTTGAATAATCCAACTAACGATATTCTGGAACAACGCCTGGCAGCTTTGGAAGGGGGTATCGGAGCAGTAGTAACAGCATCGGGAACAGCAGCCATCGCTACAACTCTTTTAGTATTGTTGCGATCCGGCGATCATATTGTAGCCTCCAACAGCTTGTATGGCGGAACATATAATTTATTAAATGTGACTTTACCGCGATTGGGAATTACCACAACATTTGTGGATCCGTCTGATCCGGAAAACTTCACAAAAGCAGCGAAAGAAAATACAAGAGTATTCTTTGTGGAAAGTCTTGGAAATCCAAAGCTGGATGTACTGGATTTAAAAGCGATTTCAAAGCAGGCGCAAAAATTTAAGGTACCTTTTATTGTGGACAACACTGTAGCAACACCTTATTTACTGAATCCGATTGAACACGGAGCGAATATTGTAATTCACTCGCTAACAAAATACATTTCCGGAAACGGTACCTCACTGGGAGGAGCCATTATTGATGCCGGTAATTTTGATTGGAGCAATGGTAAATTCCCTGAATTTACAGAACCTTCAACAGGATACCATGGATTGATTTATCACCAGGCATTAGGAAATGCGGCTTTTATTGCCAAAGTCAGAATCGAAGGATTACGGGATTTTGGAGCAGCATTAAGTCCGTTCAACGCCTTTCAGATTATTCAGGGATTAGAAACACTGGATATCCGGGTGAAAAAACACAGCGAGAATGCATTGGCATTAGCACAATGGCTGGAACAACAGGAAGAAGTTGCCTGGGTAAATTATCCGGGATTACCATCCAGTCGCTATTATGAATTAGCCAAACAGTATTTACCTAAAGGACAAAACGGAGTAGTAACCTTCGGATTAAAAGGAGGATTTGATGCCGCACGACAAGTAGCTGATGAAACGGAATTGTTCTCGTTGTTAGCCAATATTGGAGATTCAAAATCTTTAATTATTCACCCGACGAGTACCACACATCAGCAATTAACGGATGAACAACAAATTACAACTGGTGTAACCAAAGATTTGATCCGTTTATCAGTCGGTTTAGAAGATCTGGAAGATTTAAAAGCCGACTTAAAACAAGCATTTGAAAAAGTTAAATTAAAAAGAAAAGTAACGTCATGA